Proteins encoded together in one Rana temporaria chromosome 6, aRanTem1.1, whole genome shotgun sequence window:
- the TMEM186 gene encoding transmembrane protein 186 has protein sequence MALFYGFSMRFRPINHRILLWTWKSRLHRSASFIGCGENPQAIPGNVFSHFTSFKYRNPQLLSQNTFCLSATDAKTDVNKFQLIYRFPGIRMCKTVSRLKILQTMLTVMVLPPIYYYYLQGQVAEFVVFYFTGISVFAGAMLYSLTYYLQRIIGMLYINQVATTLKISHLTFWGKRKDIFLPVEDVKALSETGDQKGEVLFQVRRYSSPDILYITTRFGQIVDKEKFCFIFGEIK, from the coding sequence ATGGCACTATTTTATGGCTTTTCCATGAGGTTCAGACCCATTAATCACCGAATATTGTTGTGGACATGGAAATCAAGATTGCATAGGAGTGCAAGCTTCATTGGATGTGGAGAAAATCCTCAAGCTATACCTGGAAATGTATTTTCACATTTCACATCTTTTAAATACAGGAATCCACAGTTACTaagccaaaatacattctgtttatCTGCTACTGACGCCAAGACTGATGTGAATAAATTTCAATTGATCTACAGGTTTCCTGGAATACGCATGTGCAAGACTGTTTCCAGACTGAAGATTTTGCAGACAATGTTGACTGTTATGGTCCTTCCAcctatttattattactatttgcaAGGGCAAGTTGCAgagtttgttgttttttattttactggaATATCTGTGTTTGCTGGTGCTATGCTGTATAGCCTTACGTATTATTTACAGAGAATTATAGGGATGCTTTATATAAACCAAGTAGCAACAACTCTGAAGATTTCTCACTTGACATTTTGGGGTAAAAGaaaagatatttttttaccagttGAAGATGTAAAAGCGCTGTCAGAAACTGGAGACCAGAAAGGAGAGGTTCTCTTTCAAGTCAGAAGATACAGCAGTCCAGATATATTATACATAACAACACGCTTTGGCCAGATTGTGGATAAAGAAAagttttgttttatatttggAGAAATAAAATAA